TGTTTGTAGTATGTGGACATAAAAATCTCTTAGAATTTCCTTCCCAATTCACAATAAATATACAATGTAAAAGACCTGTAAACAGTGGAAGTAGGATCCAAATGCGTGTGGCATGCGTGTTTGTGGCATGCAATTTCTGAGGAGAAATTTCCGCGTGCTCAACCTTTGCAGCGTGCTGCAATCTGTCAGCGCCATAGTCTATAAATTGATAGATATGAAAAAGCTGACTCCAGCTTTGCAGAAATTCCCTTAAGGTCAGACTTTTCagccccctttctctctcttcctgtGTCTATTAATTTCAAaccattaaaattttttaaattatgcattGTTCAACGAGTTCCCActgaatttattctttaaaaagcAACCTTCTTACCAAGAGGATTGGCAAATTGCTAACtttaaactttaaataaaagaaaattataattgtaagtataattatatattaatttatgtattaatataatataattagttaaaaagtaaattttattaaaaacaatgttaatttaaattttaagtatgaatgaatcagtattagtacacagattagtacgcgactatacttgtatataacaaaactcttaaataaaagttgaggttttgtcaaatttattaaagaaattaatttacattagattattttatcttaaaaaattaaaataataatacaatatcatatattttaataataatttttttttatatttagtaagtatacttcatatattaattaataattaaatttttatttaaaattattctttCCCGACTATTTTTTTCATCAACCTAATTAtctaacataatatttttaaataaaatattattttagagatGAATAGTAGCTGgccaaatctaaaaaaataaatgattttatcGTAACTTAAaagtgaaaattttgaattgtgaCCAGTACAATGCATGTCACTTTTATTCAAGTTAGCCAAAATTTGACTAACTAAGCATTCACATTTGACTACGTCAATATTAGTGCTCTGATTTCAAAGACGGTTATTCTAATCTATaaagtttataaattgatgttgTTTTATATAACTtgttagatttattattttacgataaaaataattttataatctgacgtacTAAATTaagtcatattattttataaatttaattttttatatataatttatttgttttaaaagtatttctcttctaatttaTGTACCATTTAAACTAGTTCCTGACTAATTGCTAAATCTATAGCAATTTTGCTACAAATGACAATTATGGTTTACTCGATTGTAGCGGAatgaaatctatatataatagagtaatgctactcatcatcttaatttttatcattttctcatCATCCCATAATGTAACATTAGATGATTGaagattatttaatatatttcacttatgaatctatcatctaatgtcacatcatgagatgatgatataacgatgaaaattaatatgataaatagatttttttctatataatatccatttaatgtaaaataatagatattttagtcattttatatcAAGTTGATAagtgaaataattaaaagatttcATCGTGTTAGACTAAacgaaaattatgtaagttgaAATTGAGGGAATCATCGTTATAGTCCATGCAACTTTAATGCGTATTCGTGGTGTTGGTGGAATATTTAGTTAATATCCAACCCAACTTAGGTCTCCTTAGTTTTGTGTTAAATGGGAACACCTTTTCCTACCAATTCGACTTTTTGATTTTTGTGGCAACCAACATTTCTTGTATGGATTTTTTTCCTCCTCCAAATAATGGACATTGTCATCAGAGAAATGCTAAACCCATCAAGGGATGGGTCCCAAAAGGTGTGTCtcgattctttattttttatttttttaatgattaagaaagtgttttttaataatattgtgaatttaaaaaaaaattatttaaaaattattaaaaaatacatgaaaaaaatataatagatgAAATATATGAATTTAGATCCCGATTCGGTAGCTGTATCATAActcttgaattaaatattttgatgGAAATTATATCAATGAAAGACACAAATATTTGTtcgataaatattttattcatcacAAATTAGGCCATGTTTCCAGTTGCAtgtattcaaaataaataagaattttggaaaataaaagtattcgattttttggatttaaatctACAGATTTTGATTataataagagtaatgttagccTGTTAGGTACAAGTTATAAATcgttatttgtaaaaaaaaaaatactaataataaaaaataatttttttataattttttaatgtgagattattttaaaaaaaattatataaaatttgtatatttaatgcttatataatattaaaatgaggTATCATTTGGAAATGTTTGTATGTTTCGAGAGAGACAAAAATTCTTTGGCAGGAAATGTGAACTAAAACTGGGTTTTTTGGCTACGTGTTGGAGCTGAACTTTGACTATCTACCTCGATTTGAGTCACCTCTGGCGATAAAATCTTTTAATAGTGATAGATAGCATACGTAAGTgtttgtaatcattttgaataaattataatttattattaaaaattaatttttttatataaatataatatttattattatttttaaataaattacgtaatatttatatattctatttttataaatatcatttcacaAACTTTTTATCCATCATTATTTGCAGTGAATAAATAagttttacatatttattttagaaaaaaataatcaactttATACGAGATTTGTAGacttatttcatattattttaaaaaaattataataatattataatttgtaaattagtgttttataaattttcttttatgattacattcttttaatgatattttttaaactttttcttaAATGTAAATCATAAGTTATTAACTTCCGTATGAATAATAATTgagtaaatatatttataatcgtaaaatatataaacgtaatattaattttttttaaaaatatataaatataaaatttatataaaaaatttactttttaataataaatttcactcattttttaaataaaaattttgttatatacaaataaaatactctgattataaaaaaattagataaaaataattttataaattaatttaatttgatatgattaatctgattaaaaaattatttttttgtataaaatagagataaagtcatatctatttatataattaatttttttaaatttatttataggtGTAACAGCACACTTATAATTATTAGTGGGGCCTTACGTGAATATTGTTGTCAGCGTGGTGGTACCTATAATACCTACCAATGATTAAATAGTCGAGATGCCAGACCAATCTTTGCCTTTATTCATCATGTGTTTTGCAGATTTCCTacatcctcttttttttttttttaataaaaaaaaaaactacaacaaTAGTCAAAGACGTATAATACCAGTCACAAGACATGCCAAGAGAGAACGAAACTCATCAAAAGATACATATTTAACGCATATTTGTTAGATTATTGTATTTAATAATCGTGCAACTTTCATTACTACTTTATTTACATTCTGACCGTTGGGATGGCATTCTATGTAGAGAAACGCTTAGATTTAAAGAAATcacgtaaaaataaatttataaactcacgtattttaatatgatatattaaattaaaaaattatttttattataaaataaatataataaattatatgaagtcatattaatttataaatttgtttttgtgtGATCTCTATATGATTTTAACACTTCtcttctatatatgtatatattatgaaaagttttgttactcattatttctatttctcacacattacattatatatatatttttagaataattaaattattctacatATCATCTATATATCCCGCATTAGAtaagacaaaaaaatatatatatataatatacagtgcgtggagatgatgaataaaaatttcaatacgAAATGCAAccctattttattaattttcccAACACAATAGATTTGCTCATGAACTTACATAAACAGGTCTCGTGAGGTCTGACCTTAACGTTACACACATTTATATAAAGATGTtattggcatacaacatagcctGCATGTCGCCATTGATATGAAACATAGTTTTgcttttacttataaattacTTACAAGTGACTATTATTATGTGGTAGGTGCAACAAtgataaagagattttataaattaatgtgttcatataatatgttatatttattttataataaaattaattttataatctaacgtatcatataattaatttataaatttatttttataaaattattaaaatgatttATCTTATCACATACATAATCTTCACTAGACGTGTGGTCTCGATATCATAAGatgtattttcaattcaaaatttcgaTATGACCATTGTAATGAATGCTAGGAACATGAATCTTCTAGACAATTCTATAAGTAGTTATCTTAGTCCATCAATGTCAGAGTTTATTAATAGAgtaatgagatatttttatattattatataagatgtatagtaataataaatatgtcatattttatacaaaaaaaatatttttttatttatcaatatatttcAAGGAGAATTACATTTTGCTAAATTCCATAATAGCCGTTTGAACGAGTAATAACAGACTAGCCATTATTTGAGAGAATCAGCCGAATGCCGATTGGCTTCAGATTCAATTATTATCTTCAAATTGGGTAAATAATCCAAGATTCTACAGCAGCGGCCTGCacatctttaaaaaatgaaCCTTTAATCAAACCACTTAAAGCATGCCACGTTGACagagtttttgtttaattttattcaaCAGCTTTTTATTGGCATGGCTCTGGCAGTCGCTACCCCAACATCAAATGAACCTCACCTAACACACGACCAAACAAAGTGGCTATAGTCACCTACAGTGTCTCACcctcattaataaaatcttttctTAGGTACCGTTATCTATAAtacacaatttttatttattcaagtACGGCATATCAcgtttttatttcattctttctaggtttacattttttttttcaataaaaataaataaaaaaactctatcaaagtgtataaaaaaaaactaattttttagatttacattttttataaataaaaatttaattatgtaaaattatttttatatactcttCACACACTTCACTAATACgattaattaaaatagttattttatattaacataatcatattaacaaaatacataaaaataatagcagaaatcttttaaaaaatctgtacaagacttgtaatattattataaaaaatatttattcagaaagaatgtataataatataatgtgcattatattattaaaatataaatataatatttgaaaatgatatgttttttcACGGCTATACTGATGTAGCAGTAATACGAGTCACGTATATATTACCCACTTGAAATGCTCAAAGGAAGCTTCCTCGAAGCTGCTGCCATGGCACTGCTCACATCGCAAGCATTTAACCCTTCGTCCTTCCTACCTCCTTCCACTCAAACCACTCTTCTTCCCCTCTCCATTATCTCTCTTCCCCCATTCCTCTGCTTCTTTGGGTCTATCATTTTGCCATGAAGCTCATCAAGATCAACCCGAAGCAACTCATTGTCAGCCCCAAGCGCTTCTTTCGGTCCAAGAAGGACCGGTCTTCCGACTCTTCCGTGTCCAGATCCGACCCTTTTTCGTTTGGATCCGGAACTTCGTCATCCTCGGGTTCTGACGCCTCCACGTCAATCCATAAGCCCGGTTCTGGCGTCGTCATCGCCGATCTTGGGACCCCCAAGAGCGTCCTGCCCGAGATATCGGGTAACTGGTCCGATTCCTCGGCCGATATGCAAGCGGAACTCGTGCAAACGTTCAAGTTCATAGACAGTTACCACGACGGGAGAGTGTCAAGGAAAGAGCTGGAGGCGCTGCTGAGTAAGATGGGAGCCGAGCCACCGAGCGAGGAGGAACTGACGATGATGCTGAGCGAGGTGGATCGGGACGGCGACGGGTGCATAAGCCTGCAGGCGCTGCTGAGTAGCGTGGGTTCGGCTAGCGGGCAGACTCGCGACACGGAACTGCGCGAGACGTTCGATTTCTTCGACACGGATCACGACGGGATGATCACGGCGGAGGAGCTGCTGGGATTTTTCACGGCTATAGGGGACGAAACGTGCACGTTAGAGGATTGCCGGCGCATGATAGCCGGTGTGGACAAGAACGGCGACGGGTTCGTGTGCTTCGAGGACTTCTCGCGTATGATGGAGCTGCAGAGATGATCATATCATCATGTCACGTGGCTCCCTGATGTTAAGGATAAATCCACAGTCCTTTTGTATTTTGATTTGGTATTTCCTTTTTTGGTTGGGGGTGGGTTGGGGAATTTCGTTGTATTTCTTGTGGTGAGATCAGTCAAGCGTATTGAGATCTTGCCGAAGATGGAATCGGACGGCTTTGGTCGGTCGAGCTTTAGATTTGAGGAATTGTGTTCTACTTTTACGTACATATACTatgagaaaatatataatatattttttcagcCAGCATTTTAATAATTGAATGGGGGAAATAGGGAAGGAATTAGtacctaaaatatatatatatatatatatctctcaagCTGTGGAGATTGTTGTGGTCCGTACTTGAGTTAGGTGCTAGTGTCGTCTGGGTTTGTGATGCCGATATATGTAGTTGGTGTGTCGTCGGAGCTCGTGGAGGTATTTGCAGTTCTATTGTTTTGTATTGTAGTTTTTActgtttaattattaataatgttgtAGAAATCGGCTTTTGGATTTAGTGTTAATAGCAGCAGTGTCTTGTACTCTGTCTCTTTATGAGGATAGAGGGGTCTTTCTATTCTGTTTATACGGAGTATTCTCTCTCTTCAAAGAGATTTAGGAGTTAAGATAATATTCATTATAAAGTGCGAGGGAATGTTTCAGAGCAGATGTGTAAGTTGGCttatagtttaaatttttttatattaataaatcacAATTATAATTTCGGTTCATTGAATGAATTGAATAAAGcggttttcataaaaaaataaaataaaaatagatacatGTCATTATAAGTAGTAATGTACTTTTAAAAAGTCTTTGTAACCAATATAATGGTTTTTATTGATAGATATAGGTTTTTATTGATAGATATAGTTTTGGAGTgtgtaagttttatttatttatttttttaaaattagaatctattattaaaaagtaattttttatataaattttaaatttatttatattttaagtagTGCTCGAGATGATTCGGTTTGGccattaaaaattttcatctcaaatttaaaatttttattttatcattataatttttttaaatctatatataaaatataataaataattcaactttttcttaatatttttaaattttaaaataataataatatattaaaatataatactttattttaaaactcaaaattctcaaataGCCAAACGGGTAACACGCtctataatactaaatataatttctcttttacaAATCCAACAATTCTTGAAAGACGATGAGTACATCAATGTCGTGTGTATCGACATTAGATCAAGCGTGAATAAGTGGCAGCGCGTGTTTAAGTTGACATGTTAGTTTCACACATTGGTCATTTGACAACAATTCTTCCTAATACCTAGAGATGGTTTGTATGGGTGTTTAGTTTGGGCAACGATAGATGTATAGAGCTAGAGTAGGTGGGGAGTGGAAGTTGGGATTAATGCAATAACTTTCCGTATTATCCTTGCTAATGAactgttacatatatatatatatatatatatatatatatatatatatatataagaaaatctaAAATGGAGGTGATTTTTATTAGTAACTCTCAAAGAGGTCTGTCTATAGTTTCTACCGCAGCCATGAGATGTCGCATTAGATACGATTGCACTTATTTTGAATGAGTTGTTGCGAATTTTTAAATTGTCTTTATAAATAAGGGAGTACCATCAATTTCTGGTTGTAGGAAAGCGCTAAGATAAGTGGAAAGAAAGATTCGACTTAGTCACAATATTATCAGCATCtaaaaatacataattgtaTTGATGCGTGAACTTCGCATGCTGATCTTAAATATTTGTAGCGAATAAATTTGATGAAATATCATGTATTGTTATTTGAATTTCAACAATAGATTGTGCATGAGATTCAAAGATCACACTTTGAGTGGTAGATAAGACATACGTGCCCATCGTTTTAATTCGTGGCTTCTTGTATGTTGTAAATCGGTGGCATTAGAAGTTGATGGTATGATGCGTGTTATTTGGAGGTGACTCAATCATGATAAATAAGCCATTTCCATTATAGAAAgagatatttttcttaaaaaaataagaagttcTATGTGAATGAATTCTATATATACGTAATGCAATGAGAGGAAAAGAATGAAGTAGACGCGAGGGACGGATATACCAAGTGAAGGGGTTGGTTTCGATAATGAAAAAGATTGTCAGCACTGTTGTTTATATGGAAAAACATCTCCTTGTTAATTTTGTGGGTGTATCTATATTAAGACGCGGTTtggttgagatgagataaaaattgaataaaatgttaaattattttttatatttagtttagaaatttgaaaaagtggtGATAATTTGATGAGACAAAAttatttgtgaaaataaacTAGATCTAAATCTATTGATTAGATGAGTAGCATGGACCGCATGACTGGATTATTTGATGAAAAACACGGCATATATACCCTAGCTAACACGTCTTATATATAGAAGTATGGTACAAGAAAGCGTGACTTTCATTTTAATGGATTTAATTTTAGATCAATAAGTCAGTTCCGTATTTTATGAAGAAAAATGGCAAATATTATCTTGCTTATCCAGTGACGTGTACTTAGATAGTGAGGCTGGGCATATTAGTTATTAAATTAAGTTGGGATAGGTATGATTCCTCATTAATATGAGGATAATGATTGTATACATAATGTTATTTTACATCCTATCACCTTAATTAATGTAACATATTTTTAAcatatagaaatgatatttacagtattGGAATGCGTAAGTATCGCACattctttttaaacaaaaaattaaaaaagtaaatatgagACGCAAGATTTCAcgtcattcttttttaaaacaattgtaTTATGTTTATACATTTCATGATTGTTGGCAAGAATATTGTCAACGGATAATTAATcatacaaaattatttaaaacattatcTTGTTTATGATACAAAAATGCCATGAAACACGACATTCCATCTGGCTACAATATATATGTATCTACGTTAGTGGCGTGATTTGTGCGACGAATGAACAGATGGGAAAGTGCTATGCACGATGCATATATATCAATCATGAGTAATGCTaggcatgatatatatatatatatatatctatccaCGGGGACAAGACATTAATGTTAGTAACGAATTTAACCATGTTGCCAAGTAATCAAATCCTGTGTAGAAAATGCAAGACAGACTGATATTTTTCctgaagtaaaataaataaataaataaataaaggtaaACTCCTCTTTATAACACGATGCGCAGCTATTTGCACATGACTTTGGTAATGGCTTCTAGAATGGCCATAGGATAAAAAAGATAGGACCATGCTACATACGTAGAGAAATTCTCTACCAATCAgtgcaaagtttttttttttcaccatttttttaaactatttaaatatttttaaaaattaaaaaaaatcatatatttatttaaaaacacttacttaataattaagtaaaaaaaaattaaaaacatttcgGTAGAGATTTTTGGTAAAAAATCTACATGGAACAAGTATTTTCCAAAAAGATATTTGCCTTTTCGGTAGAGGTTTTGGGGGACTCCCTCCGTGAGAGTAGCACTTTCTTATTCCTAAACCTTATTTTGTTGAAACGGGTATGTGGAATTTAAGATATTAATAGATGGGAATATACTCTGTTTTTCATTAAAACTGATATGCGTACAAGTGttgctatatataataaaattggaGAATCAACTAAAGATATAACATAtacattcaaatttgaaatacaaAAATTGAATCCCAGATTCTACGCATCTGATTATCTTGTGCTTGATTTGTGGGGGCTAATAAGGGCTTTATGATTTCTCATTTCTGTTACTTGAGTTTCAGCTTGCGATTCAGCATCAAGTGCACCAATATCCCCCCGCAATCGAAATGGCAGATCTAGCAATTGAAGATTGGTACGTAACAGAGTGAATTGAGGAGCATTCAACGCTTTGCTGAGCAAGTCAGCCAACTGATCTTTTGAAGAGACAAACGAAGCTTGAAACTTTTTTTGTAGGACTTGATCTCGCACAATGAAAATCGATTTCAATATGCTTGGTGTAGGTGTGAAACACCAGATTGGATGAGAGATATGTAGCACAAATATTGTCACACCATTGAAGTTCCGCAACGACATTGGAAAGAGATTTATATTCGGACTTGGTGCTACTTATTGCCacaatttgttgttgtttaCAACTCCACGAGATTAAGTTCTTGCcatgaaaaatacaataagcaccCACACTTCTACGATCATCACTATCCCccgcccaatcagcatcactaaAGCACTAAACTCGGCATGCTGACTTCAAAGTTAGAGAGATTGCATATGGTTGCCATGGGAGTTGCATATGGTTGCCATGGGAGTTGCACATGGTTTCATGTTATCCATGTTTACTTTCCGTAATAAATCACCAAAGTATTTAAGTTGGGTTAAGAACAAATCATCACCCATGCGCAATGTTTCAATACCAAGGAAGAAAGATAATTACCAAAGATCTTTAACTGAAAAAATTGTTGATAAAGTGCTAATTAATTGATCAATAGCCTTAGTGTCCAAACCTGTAACAAttatatcatccacatagatGAGAATGATTAATTGGATTTTGCCTTGCTGAAAAAGTGTAGAGAGAGGTGTCAGCCTTGGAGCCTTTAAAGCTGAGTGTTTGCAATTGATCTGTGAGGTGAGAGAACCATGCTCTTGGGGCTTGCCAAAAGCTATAGaaactcttttttaatttgcaaaCATGATGAGGATAATCCAGATGAATAAATCATTGTGGTTGTTGCATATAAACATCCTCTTGAAGAAatccatgaagaaatgcatttTGAATATCCAATTGGCGTAGTAGCCAATTTTTAGAGACTGTAAGAGATGACGAGGCGAATTGTGGTTGATATAACTACCGGGCTAAAAGTCTCAGTAAAATCAACACCTTCTTGTTGATAGAAGTCTTTAGCAACAAGGCGAGCTTTGAATCTTTCAATACTACCATCTGCCTTTCTTTTGACACTGGTACACCCATTTATTCCCAACAAGATTGTATTCTTCTTGAGGTGGAACTAGATCCCAATTTCCATTTTGAATTAAGGCATTGAATTCCAAAGCATTCCTCCATTGTGACTGTTTATTTGCTTCGGTGAAACAGTTTGGCTCAATGTAAGAAGTATTTACCTCGGTAAGAAGTGCTTTTGGAAGAGGATATTTGATGTATCAAACGTACAGAAATTTTGGCTTGAGGTTATTTGTTTGTGACCGTGTGACCATGTGCTGATTTGTAGTGGACGTAGAAACTTGGCTCGGCAAGGTACTGGGATGTGGAATTTCAGCAGGCATCAAACTAGATGCAACATGTGGGTCTGGAGCGTTGGCATCATCTAGATGGTGCAATGTTGTTGGAGTGGCATGTGGCATTAGATCAAATTCAAGTGGCATTGGATGAGGTTGAGATATTTGAGCACCTGTATGTAAAGTTAGTGTGTGCAGACGTGTGGAATGCAAATTAAAAGGAAGGGATGCCATGTGGGACTGAGAGTAACCGAGAGAGGGAGGATCtgattttttatatggaaagaGAGATTCATCAAAGACCATGTGTCGAGAGACATAGATTTTTCTTGTTGATAAGTCTAGGCATTTGTACCGCTAATGTGAGAGACTATAGCCTACAAAAATGCAAGTTTTGGAGCAAAGATCAATTTTGTGACGATTATAGGGTCGTAAGTTGGACCAACAAGCACAACTAAAGACGTGCATAAAATCGTAGTTCAGCTTTTTGTGATATGCCTTTTCAAATGGAGAGAggttatttaagattttagttGGCAAACAATTAATACTATAGGTAGCCGTTTGAAAAACATCTTCCCAATAGGATTGAGGAAGGTTTGAAAGAGCTAATAAAGCAAGTTccatttcaacaatttgatgatgACGTCTTTCAACCAAACCCATTTGTTCATGAGTATAAAGACAAGCAATATGATGTTCAATGCCACAATTTTTGAAATAAGTATTGAGTCGCCGAAATTCACCGCCCCAATTGGTCTGAACCGCTTTAATTTTTGTATCAAAGTGCTGCTCAACATATGtttgaaattggaaaaaaatattttcaacttcaaatttatttttgagggGGAAAAgccaaataaattttgtataatcatCCAAGAAACAAACATGATATCGTGAGTTATAGCTCAAGGTAACAACACTTGGTCCCCATACATAAGAAAAAATTAGTTCTAAAGGTCAAGTTACATGATTAATGGAGTTTGAAAAGGGCAAATTGTGGCTCTTGACTATCTCACAATCAAGGCAAATAGATTGCCTTTTATTAACTTCAACATAAATTTTATTGGAATTTAACACATGATTGACAGTTCGAAAATTAACATGTCCTAGTCGACGATGCCAATCAGAGATGGAAATATGAATACTAACGAAGGCAGAAAAGGAAACGCGTTGAAGTGGTGGAGAAAAGCAGTACAACCCATCTTTGCTATGGCCTTTATGAAAGACGTTCCCCGAGTAGTCCTTGATGAGAAAAAAATCATTgtgaaactcaaaataaatattgttatcttgaataaatttttgaacagaaattagattttttatgatttgaGGACCAACAAGAATTTTATTAAGAACAAAAGATTTTGAAGGTGTGGATAAGGACGTGGTGCCAGTGTGGGTTATAGACAAACCTGAACCATCACCAACTTGAATTTGATCAGTGCCAACATAGTCTTCTCCATGTACATTGAGATTATTGAAATTGTTGGTCAGATGGTGCATTGCTCGAGAGTTAACATGCCACTCTTGGTCAGACGACTGCTAAGTTTGGTTGGTGGAGAGATTGGCTTGTGCAGTCTGACGTGGTGGTGGGGGGAAGAAAGTGAGGATCACAACACTTATAACATCGAGAGGCAATATGGCCTGATTTTTCACATAATTGGCACCACAAGTCAGAATTACAGGGTGAGAAATTACCTCCACCAGTGCCATGATTAGATCCTCGAAAACTACGCCCCCTACTGGAGTTGCCACGGTCACGATAGTCGGAAAAATTCTGCTGGCGTGCAGCTACGTTGGCTGACACGTTTGTTGTTGGAGTAGACAGGGAATGATGTGTAATTCGGGCTTAACAAGTAAGAAGCATAGAGTAGACCTCATCCATTGTCAGTGACTCATCGCGAGCAGAGATGGTAGTGACAAATGAGTCATATTCTGGTCCCAAACCAGCAAGCATATAGGTTTcttaaataaaagagaaatgatattgtagTTGTAGAGTGCGTAAGTACCGcacattcttaattaatttttaaaaatagactctatactttttcaaaataagtgtaaaatatttatacaaccCATAAatttatctaacattactcCAAACACAAAATGTCCAGT
This genomic interval from Carya illinoinensis cultivar Pawnee chromosome 10, C.illinoinensisPawnee_v1, whole genome shotgun sequence contains the following:
- the LOC122279931 gene encoding probable calcium-binding protein CML36, with product MKLIKINPKQLIVSPKRFFRSKKDRSSDSSVSRSDPFSFGSGTSSSSGSDASTSIHKPGSGVVIADLGTPKSVLPEISGNWSDSSADMQAELVQTFKFIDSYHDGRVSRKELEALLSKMGAEPPSEEELTMMLSEVDRDGDGCISLQALLSSVGSASGQTRDTELRETFDFFDTDHDGMITAEELLGFFTAIGDETCTLEDCRRMIAGVDKNGDGFVCFEDFSRMMELQR